A window of Chitinophagales bacterium contains these coding sequences:
- a CDS encoding pyruvate dehydrogenase complex E1 component subunit beta → MGRTVAFREALREAMTEEMRRDERVFLMGEEVAEYNGAYKVSQGMLAEFGPKRVIDTPIAELGFTAVGVGAAQNGLRPIVEFMTWNFAVLALDQILNTASKMLAMSGGQVNCPIVFRGGNGSAGQLGAQHSTAFESLYANIPGIKVVSPSNPYDAKGLLKQAIRYEEDPVMFMESEQMYGDKMEIPDDEYYIELGKADIKKAGSDVTIVSFNKMMKVALGAASELEKEGINAEVIDLRTIRPLDWMTILESVKKTNRLVIVEEQWPFGSVSSEISYQIQKEGFDYLDAPIRRITAADAPLHYAPNLVAAALPDVPRTVKLVKEVMYLKK, encoded by the coding sequence ATGGGAAGAACAGTTGCCTTTCGTGAAGCCCTCCGGGAAGCCATGACCGAAGAAATGAGGAGAGATGAACGGGTGTTCCTGATGGGAGAGGAAGTAGCGGAATACAATGGGGCCTATAAGGTGAGCCAGGGAATGTTAGCCGAATTCGGACCAAAAAGGGTGATCGATACCCCCATCGCCGAGCTTGGATTTACGGCTGTTGGAGTAGGTGCTGCCCAAAATGGCCTGCGTCCAATCGTTGAATTCATGACCTGGAACTTTGCTGTTCTGGCCTTGGATCAAATTTTAAATACCGCCAGTAAGATGCTGGCAATGAGTGGAGGTCAGGTAAATTGCCCAATCGTTTTTCGCGGAGGTAATGGCTCTGCCGGACAGCTTGGCGCCCAGCACTCCACCGCTTTTGAATCGCTTTATGCCAATATTCCAGGTATCAAAGTGGTTTCCCCCAGCAACCCGTATGATGCCAAAGGTTTGTTGAAACAGGCTATCCGGTACGAGGAAGATCCCGTCATGTTCATGGAAAGTGAACAGATGTATGGAGATAAAATGGAGATTCCCGATGATGAATATTATATCGAACTGGGCAAAGCTGACATCAAAAAAGCAGGTTCCGATGTCACCATCGTTTCCTTCAATAAAATGATGAAAGTGGCACTGGGTGCCGCTTCCGAACTGGAAAAAGAAGGGATCAATGCCGAAGTAATTGACCTCCGCACCATCCGTCCACTGGACTGGATGACCATCCTTGAAAGTGTCAAAAAGACCAACCGACTCGTAATCGTCGAGGAACAATGGCCTTTTGGGTCAGTTTCCTCCGAAATCAGCTACCAGATACAAAAAGAAGGCTTTGATTACTTAGATGCGCCCATTCGCCGTATAACGGCTGCCGACGCACCCCTGCACTATGCCCCCAACCTGGTAGCCGCCGCTTTGCCGGATGTACCCCGCACCGTAAAACTGGTCAAAGAGGTCATGTATTTGAAAAAATAA
- a CDS encoding acetyl-CoA C-acyltransferase, giving the protein MKEVYILSAVRTPMGSFGGALKSLSATQLGAIAIKGALEKAGVSPDQVQDVLMGCVIQANLGQAPARQAAKFAGLPNEVNCTTVNKVCASGMKAIAQAAQSILLGDADIVVAGGMESMSNVPFYSENLRWGNKYGNTTLIDGLAKDGLTDVYDGKAMGNAAELCASTCGISREEQDAFAIESYKRSQAAWEKGLFAAEIVPVPIPQRKGDPIIVGKDEEPFNVKFDKIPTLNPAFIKDGTVTAANASTMNDGAAALVLASKEKAEALGLKPIAIIRSYADAEQAPEWFTTTPSLAVPKAVAKAGLKMEDIEYWELNEAFAVVGIENTKRMKLDPARVNVHGGAVSLGHPLGCSGARIIVTLIHVLKANKARYGAAGICNGGGGASAMVIELA; this is encoded by the coding sequence ATGAAAGAGGTATATATCCTTTCCGCCGTACGTACCCCCATGGGAAGTTTTGGTGGTGCGCTTAAGTCATTATCAGCAACCCAATTGGGTGCCATTGCCATCAAAGGGGCCCTGGAAAAAGCGGGTGTTTCGCCCGATCAGGTACAGGATGTTTTGATGGGTTGTGTGATACAGGCCAATCTCGGCCAGGCTCCTGCCCGCCAGGCAGCCAAGTTCGCCGGTCTCCCCAATGAAGTGAATTGCACAACGGTCAATAAGGTTTGCGCGAGTGGAATGAAAGCTATTGCCCAGGCAGCCCAGAGTATTTTATTGGGAGATGCGGATATCGTTGTGGCCGGTGGAATGGAGAGTATGAGCAATGTTCCCTTTTACTCCGAGAATCTGCGCTGGGGAAATAAATATGGAAATACCACCCTGATAGATGGCCTGGCCAAAGATGGTTTGACGGATGTATATGACGGAAAAGCCATGGGAAATGCGGCTGAACTTTGTGCCTCAACCTGCGGCATCTCCCGCGAAGAACAGGATGCTTTTGCCATAGAGAGTTATAAAAGATCGCAAGCCGCCTGGGAAAAGGGGCTTTTTGCGGCAGAGATTGTTCCTGTTCCCATCCCGCAACGTAAGGGAGACCCCATCATTGTTGGAAAGGATGAGGAACCCTTTAATGTGAAATTTGACAAGATCCCGACCCTGAATCCTGCTTTTATAAAAGATGGCACAGTGACGGCCGCCAACGCCTCTACGATGAATGACGGCGCGGCAGCCCTGGTACTGGCCAGCAAGGAAAAAGCCGAGGCCCTGGGACTTAAACCCATTGCCATTATCCGATCCTATGCCGATGCTGAACAGGCCCCTGAATGGTTTACCACAACACCATCCCTGGCCGTACCCAAAGCGGTGGCCAAGGCAGGTCTGAAAATGGAGGATATCGAATACTGGGAACTCAATGAAGCGTTCGCCGTCGTGGGTATTGAGAATACCAAACGGATGAAGCTTGACCCCGCCCGTGTCAATGTTCATGGTGGGGCTGTTTCCCTGGGACATCCCCTGGGCTGTTCCGGTGCCCGCATCATTGTTACCCTTATCCATGTGCTAAAGGCCAACAAGGCCCGGTATGGTGCCGCTGGAATCTGTAATGGGGGTGGGGGAGCCTCGGCCATGGTCATTGAACTAGCCTGA